Within Xanthomonas theicola, the genomic segment GCGCCCGGTCGGGTAATCGTTGATGTAGCCGTTGCCGCCGAGCACCTGGATCGCCTGGCCGGTGAGCCAGGTCGCCTTCTCGGCGGCATACAGGATCGCGCCGGCCGCGTCCTGGCGGGTGGTGCGGCCGGCGTCGCAGGCGCGCGCCACCGCATACACGTAGGCGCGGCAGGCGTTGAGGCCCACGTACATGTCGGCCAGCTTGCCCTGCATCAGTTGGAAACTGCCGATCGCCTCGCCGAACTGGCGGCGCGCGTGCACGTACGGCATCACCACGTCCATCGCCGCGGCCATCAGCCCCAGCGGGCCGCCGCACAGCACCAGCCGCTCGTAGTCCAGGCCGGACATCAGCACGCGCACGCCGCCGCCGACGCTGCCCAGCACGTTCTCCACCGGCACCGCGCAATCCTGGAACACCAGTTCGCAGGTGTTGGAGCCGCGCATGCCGAGCTTGTCCAGCTTCTGCGCGGTGCCGAAGCCGGGCATGCCCTTCTCGACCAGGAACGCGGTGATGCCGCGCGCGCCGCCGGCCGGGTCGGTCTTGGCGTAGACCACCAGCACGTCGGCGTCGGGGCCGTTGGTGATCCACATCTTGTTGCCGTTGAGCCGGTAATGGTCGCCGTGCAGTTCGGCGCGCAGTTTCATCGAGACCACGTCCGAGCCGGCGCCCGGTTCGCTCATCGCCAGCGCGCCGACGTGCTCGCCGCTGCACAGCCGCGGCAGGTAGCGCGCCTTCTGCGCCTGGCTGCCGTTCTTGCGCAGCTGGTTGACGCACAGGTTCGAATGCGCGCCGTAGGACAGGCCGATGGCGCCGGAGGCGCGCGAGATCTCCTCCATCGCCACCACGTGCGCCAGATAGCCCATCGCGCTGCCGCCATAGGCCTCTTCCACGGTCAGGCCGAGCAGACCCTGCTCGCCGAGCTTGCGCCACAGCGGTGACGGGAACGCGTTGTCGCGGTCGGCCTGTTCGGCCAGCGGCGCGATCTCGCGCGCGGCGAAGGCGGCCACCGTGTCGCGCAACAGGTCGATGTCCTCCCCCAGTTCGAAATTCAACGACGGCATCAGCATGGCGGGCGGGCTCCGGAAGCGGGCGTGCGGCGGATGGGGCGCCTAGACCAGGCGGCGCCGGGGAATGAACGCCAGCGTAGCCGGGAACGGTAAAGAAGTGAACAATTATTCATTAATTGAACCTAGAATCACCCCATGGCCTACAAACGCTCCGCCCTGATGGAAGAACGCCTTGCCGGCAACCGCCAGCGGATCCTGCTGGCGGCGCGGCGGCTGGTCGCGGCCGGCGGCTTCCGCGGCGCGCCGGTCACGGCGGTGGCGGCCGCGGCGGGGGTGTCCACCGGGCTGATCTACCGCCACTTCCCATCCAAGGCCGAGCTGTTCGTGGAAGTGCTGACCGCGGCGGTGGACCACGAACTGGCGATCCTGCACGGCATCGCCGCCGAACCGGCGCCGGCGGCGCAGCGCCTGCGCGCGGCGATCGCCTCGTTCGTGCGCCGCGCGCTGGCCGGGCCGGGACTGGCCTACGCCTTCATCGCCGAACCGGTGGAGCCGGAAGTGGACGCCGAACGCATCCGCTGCCGGCGCCTGTTCGGCGATCTGTTCAAAGGCATTCTGGCCGACGGCGTGGCCGCCGGCGAATTCCCGGCGCAGGACCTGGACGCGGCCGCGGCCTGCCTGGTCGGCGCCTATACCGAAGCCCTGGTCGGGCCGACCGCGCCCAGCCGCGACGGCCCGCGCGACAGCGAATGCCTGGTCGAGGCGGTATGCGGTTTCTGCCTGCGCGCGGTCGGCAGTGCACAGGCGGGATAGCGGCGCTTGCGCAGCTACGCTCCGGCGCAGTGTCGGCGGCGACCGGGCCACGTATGCGGTAGGGCGGCGGCGCAACGCTGCGACCGGGCAGCGCACCGAAACAGCCGCGATGCTGAGGCGTTTCCCGGTCCGCGGCAAACTGCTGCGATGCAGCACGCATCGTCTGCGGTCCGCTGCATCGCCGGGCTGCCGTGCGCGGCAAACGCTGGCTATACTCGGCCGCGTAGCGGTGGTCCGGTCACCACGTGCCAAAGGGGTGTGATGTGCGGAATTACGACCTCGAATTTCTCAAGCGGTTCTCGTTGGTGATCGGCCTGCTGGCCGTCATCACCTTGGGCCTGATCGCGTTCGCGGCCTACCTGCACGGCGTGATTCCGCCGGAGGTCTCGCCGGTCGCGCTCAAACGCACCGAGGAACGCATCGCGCCGTCGGGCGCGGTCTATGCCGGCAGCACCGGCGCCGCGGCACAGGCCGCCGCGCAGGCGGCGGCGCTGGCCAAGGCCTCGGCGCAGGTGGCCTACGGCGGCACCACCGACGGCAAGGTGATCTTCGACAACCTGTGCACCGCCTGCCACACCACCGGCGTCGGCAAGTCGCCGACCCTGGATCATTCGCATTGGGATGCGCGCATCGCGCAAGGCAAGGACACCCTGTACAAGCACGCGATCGAAGGCTATACCGGCCCCGACGGCGGGATCATGCCGCCCAAGGGCGGCAATCCGGCGCTCAGCGAGGCGCAGGTCCATGCCACGGTCGACTGGATGCTATCCAACCTGAAGTAACCTGCGCATCCTGCGGGTTCCAGCGCCGCCTCCGGGCGGCGCTTTCGTGTTCGATGCCGGCCGCGTGCCGACGAGCTAAGGAGCGTGATCGCATGCGCGTGCTGCCCCCGATGTTGTCGTTGTTGCTGATCGCCGGCGCGCCCGCCGCGCATGCGTTGACGCTGCCGCAATTGGTCCCGATCGGGCAGTTGCGGCCGTCCGACACCACGCCGCAGGGCGTGGTGTTCGAAGGCGTGGTCACCGCGCGCGTGCAGGCCGGCGGCGACGGCTACCTGGTACAGGACGCCGGCGACGGCGACCCGCTCACTGCCGACGCGCTGCTGGTGCAGGGCGACGCCGACGCCACGCTGGTTCCGGGCGACCGGGTGCGGGTCTGGGGCGAGCTGGCGCCGCGCCGCGCGGCCGGCGCGACGGGCGCCGGCGTGCCGTTCGCCGGGCGCCGCGTGCACGCGGCCGGGCATGCCGTGCTGGCGCGCGCGCAGCCGCTGCCACTGCAGGTGCTCGACGCCGCGCCGGCCGACTGGTCGGCGTTGGCCGGCATGCGCGTGCGCATCGACGCGCCGCTGACCGTGGTCGATACCCACGCGCTGGCCAAGGCCGGCGAACTCGGCGCCGCCTTCGGCGGGCGCCTGTGGCAACCCAGCGAGATCGCCACACCGGGCAGCGCCGAGCAGGCCGCGGCGATCGCCGACAACGCGCGGCGCCTGCTGCGCCTGGGCGAGACCGCGGCGCATGCGCCCGACGGCCTGCCCGCCTACCTGGGCACCGGCCAGGCGGCCGTTGTGCCGCGCGCCGGCACAACGCTGCAGGGTGTGGAAGGCAGCGTCGGCGGCGTGGTCGAGGGCGCGGCGCGGCTGTATCCGACCGCGCCGTTGCAAATGGTCCCGCCGCCGCTACCGGCGCCGCCGCAGGTCGCCGGCAGCGTGCGCGTGGCCGCGTTCAACCTGGAGAACTTCTTCAACGGCGACGGCCACGGCGGCGGCTTCCCGACCTTGCGCGGCGCGCGCAGCGCGGCCGAGTTCCAGGCGCAGCTGGCCAAGCTGGTCGCCACCATCGGCCCGCTGCAGGCCGATGTCGCCGCGCTGATGGAACTGGAGAACGATGGCGACGGGCCGACCTCGGCGATCGCCACGCTGGTGACCGCGCTCAACGCCGGCGACGGCGGCGACTGGCGCTTCGTCGCGGTGGGGCACGGCTCCGGCGACAACCCGATCCGGGTCGGGCTGATCTACCGCGCCTCGCGGGTCAGCGCGGTCGGCAAGCCGGCGCTGCTGGAAGGTGGCCCATTCGCCGCGCACAGCCAGATGCCGCTGGCGCAGACGTTCCGGCGCGGCAACGGGCAGCCGTTCGTGGTCGTGGCCAACCACTTCAAGTCCAAGGGCTGCGGCGACGCGGCCGCGGACGATGCCGACCGCGGCGACGGCCAGGGCTGCTGGAACGCCACCCGCACCGAGTCGGCGCGGCGCCTGGACGCCTGGCTGCGCACCGATCCCACCGGCAGCGGCAGCCACGTCAGCGTCCTGCTCGGCGACTTCAACGCCTACGCGATGGAGGACCCGCTGCGCCTGTTGCGCGACGCCGGCTGGCGCGATGCGCTGTCGGAGGCTCACGCCGAACAGCCCTACAGCTTCGTCTACCGCGGCCTCAGCGGCCGCCTCGACCACGCCCTGCTGAGCCCGGCGCTGGCGCCGCTGCTGCGCGGCGCCGCCGAATGGCACGTCAACGCCGACTCGCCCAACGCGGACGGCTACCGCGAACGCAACCTGCCTGGCCCGTGGCGCAGCTCCGATCACGATCCTCTGCTGCTGGGCTTGGCGCTTTGAGAGCGGGGGTTGGTTGGTCGGGATTCGGGATTCGTTGAAGCGGAGGGTCGCAAGCGGTCGGTTTTGCGGTCTGCGTTTCGGGAAAAGAGCGTGGAATGACCAGCCATTCGGCTGTTGAACAGTCGGGATTGGGATGGGGCGGGCCGCAGGCCGCGAATCCCGCTTTTGCCAATCCCCAATCCCCAATCCCGGCTAGCCGTGGCGATGCCCGCTGCGCCGCCAGTTCCACAGGTGCGCGCTCGCCAGCAGCAGACTGCCGATCACGGTGCCCGGGGTTTCGGCCTGCGCGCTGGGGAATCCGACCGCACCGGCCAGCAATCCGCATAGCCCGAGCACGGCCATCGTCCACAGCGGCCACGGCAGCGGCCGCTGCCGCTGCGCGCGCCACAGCGCCAGCCCGGCCAAGGGCAGCGCGATCGCCACGAACAGCGCATGCACCCATTCGGCCTGTGCCCACACGCCGAACAGGGGCAGGGCCGCGGCCAGCAGCGGCAGCGCCAGGCAGTGCAGCAGGCACAGCCCGGACAACAGCACGGCGGAGGCATCGAAGAACGGCTGGGGCAGGGATTTCATGGGCGGCGACTCCGGCATTGAAGTGTTATATAGTAACATTTCTCCCGCCACGTCCAAGCCGCCATGCCACTGCCCGCCGTGCTCGACCGCCGCCTTCCCGTCACCGTCCTGTCCGGCTTCCTCGGCGTCGGCAAGACCACCTTGCTCAACCGCGTGCTGCGCAACCGCGATGGCCGCCGCGTGGCGGTGATCGTCAACGACATGAGCGAGATCAACATCGATGCCGCGCTGATCCGCGACGGCGGCGCCGCGCTCAGCCGCACCGAGGAGACCCTGGTCGAGTTCAGCAACGGCTGCATCTGCTGCACGCTGCGCGACGACTTGCGCCAGGAAGTGCAGCGCCTGGCCGACAGCGGCTGCTACGACTACCTGCTGATCGAATCCACCGGCATTTCCGAGCCGATGCCGGTCGCCGCCACGTTCGCGGTGCGCGACGAGCACGGCCGCAGCCTGGCCGACGTGGCGCGGCTGGACACCATGCTCACCGTGGTCGACGGAGTGAGCTTCCTGCGCGATTTCGGCTCGGCCGAGCGCCTGGCCGAGCGTGGCCTGCAAGCCGGCGCCGACGACGAGCGCGGGCTGGTCAACCTGCTGGTGGAGCAGATCGAGTTCGCCGATGTGATCGTGATCGGCAAGTGCGACCTGGCCACCCCGGCCACGCTGGCGCGCACCCGCGCGGTCCTGCGCGCACTCAACCGCGACGCGCACATCGTCGAGGCCAGCCACGGCGAGGTGCCGCTGGACCTGGTGCTGGACACCGGCCGCTTCGACTTCGTGCGCGCGCAGCTGGCGCCGGGCTGGATGCAGGCATTGCGCGGCGAGCACGCGCCGGAAACCGAGCAGTTCGGCATCGGCAGCTTCGTCTACCGCGCGCGGCGCCCGTTCCATCCGTTGCGCTTCGCGCGGCTGGCGCAGAACGGCCTGCGCGACGTGGTCCGCAGCAAGGGCTTCTTCTGGCTGGCCAGCCGCATGGACTGGGTCGGCGAACTGTCGATCGCCGGCGCCGCCACCCAGACCCAGGCCGCCGGCTTCTGGTACGCCGCGCGCGAACGCGTCGAGCAGGGCCTGCTGGACACGCCGCTGCCGTTGCCGCCGCGGCCGCTGCCGTATACCGAGCTGGGCTGGCAGCGCCAGCACAGCGCGTGCTTGAGCGCGCCGCCGCCGCGCGCCGAAGAGGTCGGCGACGCGCGCGAATACGCCGCGCTGCGCGCGCTGTGGCATCCGCTGTGGGGCGACCGCCGCCAGGAACTGGCGGTGATCGGCGTCGGCCTGGACGAGCCGCGGGTACGCGCCGAACTCGACGCCTGCCTGCTCGACGACGCGGAACTGGGGCGCGGGCCGGTCGCCTGGCAGGCGCTGGCCGATCCGTTTCCGGTGTGGCGGCGCTGACTCCTCCTCGTGCTCGCGAGGCACTGCGGTTTAACGGCCTGCCGCACTCCGCTCTCACCTCAACGATAGATCCGTATAAGACACAAGCCACTGTTCTGCCCATCCATCAACGCAAGGTCCTTGATCCCGTCGAAGTTGAAATCGGCGTAGATCAACACGCTCTGCTCGGCGTACGGCAACGCGTGCACATCGGCCTTGGCCCTGGTGCGCTTCGCGTCGGTGTCCAGCACCAGCTCGGCGAGGCCACCTCGACCCGCGACGTGGCGCTGCCGCGCGCGAACACGCGCACGACGCCGGGGCGGAACACCACGTCGTTCGCCTCCACCCCCAGCATCGCCCGATAGGATAGCGTTCGGAAAAATCCTGCACCTCATAGGCGCGGCGCTGGCTGCCGGCGAAGGCCTGCGCATCGAAGCCGTCGCCGGCATAGCGCTGCGGCTCGGCCGACGCCGTTGCGCCGGCAACAGCGCGACCAGCAGGGCGACGCCGCCGCACCACACGGCGCGCACGGGAGCGGGAGAACACGCGCCGAGAACGACGGCACGGCACGTCCCGGACCGCGGCAACCTGTGCCAGAGCAAAGGATTCCACAGGCAGCGCGGCAGCGGCACGTGCCGGTGGGCCGCTGGCCCATGCCCGGCGGCCCGGTCCCACCGCGGCGGCACCGGCGGCGGGTTCACCGCGCGACGACCCGGCCGGCACCACACTCGCCTTCGCCATCCCCGCCATCCCGGAGCCGAACCTTGAGCGCGACGCCCGACACTGCGGAGATCCCGCACGTCATCGGCGGTCTCGGCCGCCGCACCCAGATCCTGCGCCTGCTGCTGCGCTACCGCAGTTCCGGGGTGTTTTCCGGTATGGCCATGGACGCGGCCGCCGGCGCGCACGCGCTGCCCCCCGAAGGCACGCCCGAGCAGTTCGTCACCGACCTGGAGGCGCTCGGCCCGACCTTCGTCAAGCTCGGGCAGATGCTGTCCACGCGCCCGGACGTGGTGCCGCCGGAGTTCGCCACCGCGCTGGAACGGATGCAGGAAAACACCGCGCCGATCCCGGCGGAGCGCATCCGCGAGATCGTCGAGGCCGAACTCGGCGTGCCGGTCAACAAGGCCTTTTCCGCATTCGACGACACCCCGCTGGGCACCGCTTCGCTGGCGCAGGTACACCGCGCCGCGTTGCGCGACGGCACGCCGGTGGCGATCAAGGCGCAGAAGCCGGAGGTGGCCGCGCAGGTGCGCTCGGACCTGGAGGTGCTGAAGAGCTTCGCCAGCGCCGCCGACAGGTTGACCGGCCTGGGCCGGCGCATCCGCTTCGCCGACTGGCTGGCGGAGTTCGGCAAGGCCCTGCTGGCCGAGTTGGACTACGAGGCCGAGGCGGAAAACCTGGCGCGTTTCGGCGACCACCTCAAGCCGTTCCCGCTGCTGTGGGTGCCGCAGCCGGTCTGGGACCTGTGCGGCCGCAAGGTGCTGACCATGCAACTGGCCGAGGGCGTGCGCGTGGACCGGATCTCCGGGCTGCGCCGTACCGAGCAGCCGATGGACGACCTGGCCGCGGTGCTGGTGCGCGGCTACCTGGACCAGATGTTCGTGCACGGCGAGATCCATGCCGATCCGCACCCCGGCAACCTGCGCGTGCTCGGCGATGGGCGCCTGGCGATCTTCGACCTGGGCATGGTCGCGCACGTGCCGCCGAAGCTGCGCGAGCGCCTGCTCAAACTGCTGTTCGCCGCGGTCGACGGCCGCGGCGAAGAGGTGGCCGAAGAGGCCATCGCGCTGAGCACGCGCCTGGAGGACTTCGACGAGGACCGCTACCAGCGCGAGACCGGGCAGATGATCGCGCGCTATGCCGCGCACGACGCCACCTCCGAGGGCCGCGTGGTGCTGGACCTGGTACGCATCGCCACCGCCTACGGGCTGCGCACGCCGCCGGAGCTGAGCCTGCTCGGCAAGACCCTGCTGAACCTGGAAGCGGTGTGCCGTGCGCTCTCGCCCAACCTGGACACCCGCAGCGTGGTCGAGGACCAGTTGCCGCACGTGGTGCGCGCGCGGCTGAAGAAATCCCTGTCGGCGGCCAACCTGGCCAGCGAGGCGATGGAACTGCAGGCGCTGCTGCGCGAAGGCCCGCGCAAGCTGTCGGACATCCTGTCGCTGGCCGCCGACAACCGCCTGCAGGTGCGCGTGGCCGGGCTGGAAGAATCGCACCTGATGGAAAGCCTGCAGAAGATCGCCAACCGCGTCGCCGCCGGCATCGTCACCGCCGCGCTGATCCTGGCCTCCACGCAGATGATGCGCATCGACACCGGCGCCAAGCTGTTCGGCTATCCGGCCATCGCGATGGTGCTGTTCCTGCTGGGCGTGGTGCTGGGGCTGGGCATCGTCGCCAGCGCGGTGCTGTTGGATCGGCGCACGCGTGCGCGCGAGGAGCGCGGGCGGCGCTAGGCTTTTTCGGGCCTCGGATCGGTCCCAGGACCAGCGTGGCGTTAGCGTTGTCTGCGCGCAACAGCGTCGGGGCTGAAGCCCCTCCTACAGTGCATCCATCCGGCCGGCTTGCCGCATCCGGCCGGCTTGCCGCACGTCCCTTGCGGCAGCGGTTGCGGGTGGTCGTGGGCCATCGCCCGCGACGCGCGCAGCGGCGCAGGTTCGGACGCCTGGCATCGTCCGCGCTCACGGCGCCTTGCGCAGCAGCCGCACTTCCTGCGGCGACTCCAGCGCGATGCCCTGTTCCGCCAGGCACTGCAGCAAGGCGAAGAACAGGTCGCTACGGATGCCGTAGCTCAGCCGCGGACTGCCGACGTAGGCGAAGCTGTTGAGGGTGACGTGGCCGCTGGCGATGGAATCGATGAACACCGACGGCGCCGGATCCTCCAGCACGCCCGCATGCGCGGCGTAGAGTTCCAGCAGCAACTGGCGCAGCTTGACCACGTCGGTGCCCAGCGCCACTGCGAACTGGATCTGCACGCGGCCCAGCGGCCCGGCCAGGGTCATGTTGCGCAGGGTCTTGGTGATCAGCTCGGAGTTGGGCACGATCAGGGTGGAGCGGTCGCCGACCTGGATCTCGGTGGAGCGCACGCTGATCCGGCGCACGTCGCCTTCCTGGTCGCCGATCTTGACCCAGTCGCCGATCTTGACCGGGCGCTCGGCGAGCAGGATCAGCCCGGACACGAAGTTCTGGGTGATCGCCTGCAGGCCGAAGCCGATGCCCACCGACAGCGCGCTGACCACCAGCGCGATCTTCTCGATGCCGATGCCCAGCGCCGCCAGCGCCCACAATGCGGCCAGCAGGATGCCGGCGTAGCGCGCCACGGTGCTGATCGAGTTGCGCGAGCCGTCGTCCAGTTCGGTCTTGGGCAGGTAGGTCTGCACCAGCCAGCGCTGCATGTACTGCATCGCCGCCAGGCCGAGGATCAGCACCAGCACCGCGCGCGCCACGGCGCCCGGATGCAGCGTGGTGTTCTCGCCGAGCTTGATGCCGTTGGACAGCATCGAGAAGCCGTCGGCGATGGTCGACACGTTGGTCCCGAACGGCACCAGCAACGCGCCCAGGCCGATCAGCAGCAGGGCCACGCGCAGCGCCGCGGAGGTCAGCACCCCCGCCTGTTCCAGGCGGCTGGCGCGCACCCCGAAAGCGCCGTTGGCGGCGCGGCCGATGCGCCCCTGGCTGGCGAACAGCCATAGCGCGAAGTCGTCGGCGAAGATCATCAGCAGGCGCACCGCGCCGACGATCATCGTGATCCAGATGATCTGCCGGGTGATGAACAGGCCCAGGTGCAGATAGCCCAGCAGCGCGGCCAGCAGCGCCACGACCACCGCCACCCGCGCCAGCAGCCCGACCAGCGCCAGCGCACCGCCATGCTGCCCCGGCGGCGGTTGCGCATCGGCCAGCGCCTGCGCCGCGGCCTCGGCGTGCTGGCGCCGGCGCAGCCGCGACAGGCTGGTCAGGATCGCCAGGATCAGCACCGCATGGGCCAGCGCGACGATGCCGTCGGCGGCGAGCGTGGCCGACTCGCTGGTGCGGCTGGCCTGGTTGACCACCAGCAGCAGCCCGCTCAGCCAGGCCAGCGCCGCGGTCGCCCAGGTGTACTTGCGCAGGCGCCGCGCGGTGGCGTCGTCGATCGGGAACAGGCGCCATGACGGCTGCTTCGGCAGCAGCACGCTGGCGCTCAGCGATCCCAGGAACGCCGTGGCGAAGCTGACCACCACGAAGCCCCTGAGCACGCTCTCCAGCCGCGCCGGCACCGCACCGATGCTGTACAGGGTCTCGACCAGCACCAGCGCGGCCAGGCCGGGCGACAGCGTGCCCAGCAGCAGGAACCACAACGCCAGCCCGGAGCGGCGCAGGCGGCTGCCCGGCGCGTGCGACATCGCATAGCGCTTGCCGAGCCAGCGCAGCAGATAGCGCAGCGGGAACAGCAACAGCAGCGCGATGGTCACGCCGATGCCAAGCGCCCCGGCCCCGCGCTCGGCGATGGCGGCAGCCAGCGCCTGCGCGCCCAGCCGGTACAGGCCCAGCAGGCGGTCGCGGTCGGCGGGAAAATCGCTGGCGATCTGCCGCCACAGCGCCGGCGACAACGGCGAGGCCGAGCGCAACGACAGTTCCTGGCTGAAGTGCTCGGCGCGCACGCGTTCGATCTCTTCGCCGAGCTGCTTGGCTTCCACCGCCAGCAGCTTGCCGCGCTTGATCCCCGAATCCAGCGGCGCGCGCTGCCTGGCCAGATCCCTGCGCTGCGCGGCGATGTCGCGCGCCTCGCCGCCGGCGGCGACGCCGAGCTGCTGCAGGCGCACGTCGACCTGAGCCAACTGCGTGGTCAGCGCCGCGACCGCGGTCTCGGCGTCGCGCTGCGCATCGGCCACCTGCCCGATCAGCTTGCGCAGCGTTTCCTGGTCGGCGGCGCTGTCCTCGTCGCGGCGGGCGTCCTGCAGCACCTGCTCGGCACGGCTCAGCAGGGCCTGCGGATCCGGCGCCGCGGCCTCGTCCTGCGGCTGTGCGCCCGCCGCTGCGCTCAGGCACAGCAACAGCGCCAGCAGGAAACGGCGCAGCAACGGCATCGGCAAGGCGAAACGGGAAGGCAAGCGCACGCGGGGGACCGGCAGTCGGGCGCGGACCACCGCGCGTGCGGCGCAATATACGGCGTAGCGCTTGAACGGAGCCAGCGGCGCGTGGCCGGTGAGAACCTGTCGCGGCTGAAGCCGCGACAGGTTCTCACCGCGCCGCCCCCGCCTCGGTCAGCAGCACGATCTTGCCGATATGCGCGCTGGATTCCATCCGTGCATGCGCCTGCGCCGCCTCGGCCAGCGGAAAGCAGCGGTCCAGCTGCGGCTTGAGCCGGCCCTGCGCGAGCAGCGGCCACACCTGTTGCTCCAGTTCGTGCGCGATCGCCGCCTTCTCCATCACCGAACGCGAGCGCAAGGTCGAGCCGGTGTGGGTCAGGCGCTTGGCCAGCAGCGGCATCAGGTCCAGTTCGCGGACCTTGCCCTGCTGGATGCCGATCTGCACGATGCGCCCTTCCAGCGCCGCCGCCTGGTAGTTGCGCGCCAGGTAGTCGCCGCCGAGCAGATCGACGATCACGTCGGCGCCGCGGCCGCCGGTCAGGCGCAGGGTCTCGGCGACGAAGTCCTCGTCGCGGTACAGGATCGCCGCCTCCGCGCCCAGCGCCAGGCTGGCGGCGCGCTTGGCGGCGCCACCGACGGTGCTGATCACGCGCGCGCCGAACGCCTTGCCGAGCAGGGTGGCGACGCTGCCGATGCCGGAGGTGCCGCCGTGCACCAGCAAGGTCTCGCCGGCCTGCAGGCGGCCGCGCTGGAACACGTTGGCCCACACGGTGAAGAAGGTCTCCGGCAGCGCCGCGGCCGCGGCCAGGCTCAGCGGCGCCGGCACCGGCAGCGCGTTGCGCTCGTGTACCACCGCGTACTCGGCGTAGCCACCACCGGCGACCAGCGCGCAGACCGCGTCACCGCGCCGATAGCGCTGCACGCCCTCGCCCAGCGCCACCACCTCGCCGGCGAACTCCAGCCCCGGCAGCGGCGAGGCGCCGGGCGGCGGCGGATAGGCGCCGCGGCGCTGCATCACGTCGGGGCGGTTGACCCCGGCGGCGGCCACCCGCACCAGCAGTTCGCCGCGGCCCGGATGCGGCAGCGGCAGGCGCACCGGCACCAGCACCTCGGGCTCGCCGGGGTGCTGGATCTCGATCGCGGTCATCGAATCGGGCAGCGAAGCGGCAGCGGTGTGGGACATGACAGTGGACCTGGATGGAGGCGGCGCCGCGCCGTGCGCAGCGTGGGAACCGCGATGGTCGGCCTCGACTGCGTTGCGAGCCGTGATGGCGCGCCGCGGCGGCGCGCGCGGCCCGGCGTCGGCAATGGCCGGCAGCGCATGCGCCAAGCGGGGCGTTGTGCGCCACGCCGCCGCGGTGGGTCATGACGATACGGCCGCGCCACGGCCGCTCCGTCGCGTCCGGCCAGCCCCCGCCGCGCCTCCTCAGTAGCGCGCCGAGGCCAGTGCCTGGGCGCGCTCCAAGCGCTCGGCGATGCGACTGCGCGCTTGCTGCAGTTCGCGCTTGGTCGCCTCCTGCTGCGCCGCCGGCACCAGCTCGGCGTCGATCACCGCCAGCGCATCGGAATAGCTGCGCACCATCGTCGCCATGTAGGCGTTCATGTACGCGGAATCGTCGGGCTCCTGGCTCAGCGCCTGCAATTGCGCCCGGCCCTTGGCCGCCTGCGCGGCGATCTTGTCCGCATCGCCGGGACCGCCCTTGCCGGCATCCGCAGCCGCGGCGCCATGGTGGGCGGCGACCACTTCGCGGGCGAAATCGGCGACGCTGCCGCTGACGTTGCGCGACAGCGCCTGCTGCGACAGCGCCACCGCATTGCCTTCCAGCACCTGCAGCATCGCCTTGGCCGAGGCGTCGCCGGCGATCGGCGCGCGTCCG encodes:
- a CDS encoding TetR/AcrR family transcriptional regulator, producing the protein MAYKRSALMEERLAGNRQRILLAARRLVAAGGFRGAPVTAVAAAAGVSTGLIYRHFPSKAELFVEVLTAAVDHELAILHGIAAEPAPAAQRLRAAIASFVRRALAGPGLAYAFIAEPVEPEVDAERIRCRRLFGDLFKGILADGVAAGEFPAQDLDAAAACLVGAYTEALVGPTAPSRDGPRDSECLVEAVCGFCLRAVGSAQAG
- a CDS encoding ExeM/NucH family extracellular endonuclease; this translates as MRVLPPMLSLLLIAGAPAAHALTLPQLVPIGQLRPSDTTPQGVVFEGVVTARVQAGGDGYLVQDAGDGDPLTADALLVQGDADATLVPGDRVRVWGELAPRRAAGATGAGVPFAGRRVHAAGHAVLARAQPLPLQVLDAAPADWSALAGMRVRIDAPLTVVDTHALAKAGELGAAFGGRLWQPSEIATPGSAEQAAAIADNARRLLRLGETAAHAPDGLPAYLGTGQAAVVPRAGTTLQGVEGSVGGVVEGAARLYPTAPLQMVPPPLPAPPQVAGSVRVAAFNLENFFNGDGHGGGFPTLRGARSAAEFQAQLAKLVATIGPLQADVAALMELENDGDGPTSAIATLVTALNAGDGGDWRFVAVGHGSGDNPIRVGLIYRASRVSAVGKPALLEGGPFAAHSQMPLAQTFRRGNGQPFVVVANHFKSKGCGDAAADDADRGDGQGCWNATRTESARRLDAWLRTDPTGSGSHVSVLLGDFNAYAMEDPLRLLRDAGWRDALSEAHAEQPYSFVYRGLSGRLDHALLSPALAPLLRGAAEWHVNADSPNADGYRERNLPGPWRSSDHDPLLLGLAL
- a CDS encoding MerC domain-containing protein, producing the protein MKSLPQPFFDASAVLLSGLCLLHCLALPLLAAALPLFGVWAQAEWVHALFVAIALPLAGLALWRAQRQRPLPWPLWTMAVLGLCGLLAGAVGFPSAQAETPGTVIGSLLLASAHLWNWRRSGHRHG
- a CDS encoding isovaleryl-CoA dehydrogenase, whose translation is MLMPSLNFELGEDIDLLRDTVAAFAAREIAPLAEQADRDNAFPSPLWRKLGEQGLLGLTVEEAYGGSAMGYLAHVVAMEEISRASGAIGLSYGAHSNLCVNQLRKNGSQAQKARYLPRLCSGEHVGALAMSEPGAGSDVVSMKLRAELHGDHYRLNGNKMWITNGPDADVLVVYAKTDPAGGARGITAFLVEKGMPGFGTAQKLDKLGMRGSNTCELVFQDCAVPVENVLGSVGGGVRVLMSGLDYERLVLCGGPLGLMAAAMDVVMPYVHARRQFGEAIGSFQLMQGKLADMYVGLNACRAYVYAVARACDAGRTTRQDAAGAILYAAEKATWLTGQAIQVLGGNGYINDYPTGRLWRDAKLYEIGAGTSEIRRMLIGRELFERTK
- a CDS encoding c-type cytochrome; this translates as MRNYDLEFLKRFSLVIGLLAVITLGLIAFAAYLHGVIPPEVSPVALKRTEERIAPSGAVYAGSTGAAAQAAAQAAALAKASAQVAYGGTTDGKVIFDNLCTACHTTGVGKSPTLDHSHWDARIAQGKDTLYKHAIEGYTGPDGGIMPPKGGNPALSEAQVHATVDWMLSNLK
- a CDS encoding GTP-binding protein gives rise to the protein MPLPAVLDRRLPVTVLSGFLGVGKTTLLNRVLRNRDGRRVAVIVNDMSEINIDAALIRDGGAALSRTEETLVEFSNGCICCTLRDDLRQEVQRLADSGCYDYLLIESTGISEPMPVAATFAVRDEHGRSLADVARLDTMLTVVDGVSFLRDFGSAERLAERGLQAGADDERGLVNLLVEQIEFADVIVIGKCDLATPATLARTRAVLRALNRDAHIVEASHGEVPLDLVLDTGRFDFVRAQLAPGWMQALRGEHAPETEQFGIGSFVYRARRPFHPLRFARLAQNGLRDVVRSKGFFWLASRMDWVGELSIAGAATQTQAAGFWYAARERVEQGLLDTPLPLPPRPLPYTELGWQRQHSACLSAPPPRAEEVGDAREYAALRALWHPLWGDRRQELAVIGVGLDEPRVRAELDACLLDDAELGRGPVAWQALADPFPVWRR